CTTGTGAAGGAGGCGATACCGGTGGTTCTCAAGCAGCTCTCCGAAAACCCCTCCCTCACAGCTGAAGAGGCCGTAAGGATCCTCGGGCTAACCCCCCTCTCGGTGGAGGAGGCGAGGGAGGTTATCCGGGGGGTTATCAAGGAAATGGAGAGCCTAGTTAGGGAGAGAGGCAGCGCCGCCTTCGGTCAAGTAATGGGCGCGGTCATGCGTAAGCTCCGAGGGAGAGTTGACGGAGCACTGATCAACAAGCTCGTTAGCGAGGAGTTGGAGAAGGCGTTAAAGAAGATTTAGCGCTTGCGGGCGGCCTCGGGCCTCTCAGATTTCAGCTTCTTGAGCTGCTCCGCCACCTTCCTTATGACGAGGCTCTTCCGCTCATCCGTGTACACTAGGACTCGGCCGCTGCTCTCGAACCACGTAGCGGGGTGCTTGGCGCTGGCGTCCAGCTCCGCCCTGTAGCCCGCTGCCTGAGCCGCTTTAAGCAAGTCCTCCGGCGTTACGCCTCTCACAGCCAGGCTCGCGGGGACGCGGCGTCGAGAGGACCTGCTCTTCGTAGCATCGAAGTAGACCGGCCAGAGCACGACCGGCCTCCTACCCTCCTCCACGCCGTAATTAAGGTATCAAGGTTTTTAAAGTGGGCGTTGGAGAGGCGAGCGTATGGGCATTTACCAGGGCAACGATCTGAGGAAGATCACGGGCGGTCTGAAGGGTAGGCACGTGAAAGTGAAGAGAAGGTACTGGATGGGGAGGCCTCCGATCGAGACGCTGCTCGGCACCGAGCGTAGGATCCACGTTAGGACGCGAGGCGGAAACCTAAAGATCAAGCTCAAGTTCGCTGAGCACGCTAACGTTGTTGACCCGAAGACGGGGCAGAGCAGGAGGGTGCGGATTCTAAGGGTTGTTTCCAACCCTAGCAGCAAGGACTACGACAGGAGGGGGGTTATAACGAGGGGTGCGGTCATAGAGACGGAGCTCGGCAGAGCCGTTGTAACGTCGCGGCCCGGGCAAGACGGCGTAATCAACGCAGTGCTGCTCCAGTGAGCGGTTTTTAAAGATCAGCGCGCAACTTTGTGGTTGGGTGAACCCGTGCCTCTTAGGGTAGTGGTTCGAGTCGCGAGCAACGCCTTTGCAAACAAGGTTTTCGTGGCAGGCTACCACGGCTTCGGCTTAGTCGGGTACTTGACTGCGAAGCACCTCGTAAAGGCCCTCGGCGGGAGGAAGATAGGTTACGTGGTTTCGCCATACATGCCTCAAGTCGTAAATGCCGGCCCTGAGGGTCTTATCACACCTTACGAGCTGTACGATGTGGGGTCGGCGGTCGTCTTCCTGCCGAACGTCCCACTCCCCCAAGCTGACTTGATCCGCATCCCCTACGAGCTCGCTGAGGCCAGCGTGGCTGGCGGAGCTAAAGTTGCACTGCTGGTAGGGGGGCTCGATGCCAGCTACAGGAAGGGCGGAGATACGATGAGGTACGCTGCTACCAGAACCTTCCTAGCCCGCTATGACAACCTCGTCAAAGGGCTGCAGCAGCTCGAGGAGGGTCTGTCGATCGTAGGACCCCTTGCAGCCATGCTGGCGTACTACGAGGCCCACGACTTCCCCGCAGTAGCTGTGCTGCCCTATGCCGATCCGAACTCGATCGATCCGATGGCGGCCAAGGCGGCTGTCGAGTTCATCTCCCGCGTGCTACAAGTAGAGGTGGATGTGAGCGATTTGATGAGAATGGCCGAAGAGAAGGCGCGGTTGGAGCGCGAGTTTGAGGAGCTCCGCAAGAGGATGGGTCGGGAGAGCAGGACCCCCAGCGTACCGACGTTCTACGTCTAATGCGGCCACTCTTCCGCCGCCGATCGCGAGCTACCGTTCGCGGCCGGTTTCAGATGAGCGCGAGCACCAGCCTAACGAAGTTGACCAGATCTTCTACGCTTGAGTAACGCCTCGTGTACACCCTCACTCCTCTTTTACGCAGCTTCTCGGCGATTCTAGCGGCGGTCCCCAGGCCGCGCTCGTAGGCGATAACGACGACCCGGTAGCCCCCAACTCCAGTGACGAACCAGGTCGTATCGCTGGCCAGCTCATTTGCAACCGCGTAGTCATCAAGAGGGATTGCCGTCTCGTACTGCGCGAGAGGATAGACGCTCTCCAGCTCGATGGGGACGACCCCGTAAGGACTTGTGACCGTCGCTACGCACACCTTGCCTCTCAGCGCTTCGTCGCTTGCAACCCTCTTAACGAACTCCCCAACCCACGTGAACCTCGCAGCCGGCCTCGCCTCAGTCTCCATGATTAGCACGAGAACGCTCGAAGCCGGGGCTTCGTAGCGCTCCCTGATCCGCACGAAGTGCCTAAAGACCTCGGGCCTACCGCGGCTAGTTAAATCGTAGAAGAAGAGACCGCTCACGCGAGCCTTCGTGGTGTAGTGGTGCTTCTCTACAAAGGCAGCGTACCTCTCGTACTCCCGTAAGGCTTTCAGGAGAGCTGGGTGGCTCCTCGCCCTCAGCTCCAGCAGCTCCCAGAGCCTCCCTTCCTTTATCGCGTTCCTGATTCTCTTTAACTCCCCCTGCAGGACATACAGGTTGTGGACAGCCAGCTTGTAGACTCTGTCCTGTGCCGGTAGACTCTTGAGCTCTTCAGCGGTTACTTTCGAGCAGATGGGGCACTCGCAGGGCAGCTCGCTCAGCTCGTCCAGCCTGAAGACCCTTTCGGGCGTCATGTACCTGCCGTCCCTCGCGTAGAGAGCGTAGGAGGCTGAGTCGAATGTATCGACGCCCATCGCAACTGCGAGCGCCAGCATGTGGGGGTTGCCGGCGCCGAAGAGGTGGAGGGGCTTGCCGGGGGGAAGGTTCATCTTGGCCGTCATCACCAGCCGCACCAGATCGCGGTACTCGTAGTTGATCATTAGCTGCACCGGCCCACCCACCGCGTAAATGTCGAAGTCCATTTGAGCCAGCTCGTGCGCAGCCCGAGCGACAATGTCCAAGTACAAACCCCCCTGAACCGGTCCCACTAGGAGCATGGACCCCCGCTCGATGCTCAGCGCCTCCCGGGCCCTCCTCAACGTCTCCGCCACCTCTCTAGCAACAACCTCGCGCGACAGCCCGTGCCTAGTCGGGATGTCGAGGATGACGCCAATATCGCTGCCCAGCTTAACTTGGTACTCGACGATCTCGAGCGGTTCGACACTCACTTCTCCGTACTCCATCAGCTGGTATGCGCCAGAGTCCGTCATTACGGGCACGTTTACGCCGAGGAGATTGTGAACCCCCATCTCGGTCGCTACATCTCCGTACCTCTTCTTGATCAGGTAGGCGTTGGTTATGAGGAGCTGGTAGCCCAGGCCGGCTACTTCGCTAGGGGGGACGACGTTTCTAGCGGGGTCGATGACCGGGGCTAGGGCTGGGGTTCTAACGACCCCGTGCTTCGTCTTGAGCCGTCCCACACGGCCTAGGAGGTCGACCTCTTCAATCTCAAAGCAGTCGCTCATACCACTTTATGCTTCGCGCGCCACTCCTCAACGAACTTCTCGAAGATGCTCCTCACTCTATCCGCTAGCGGTCCTGTGCCTTCAACCCCCTTATCGGTCACTCGAATCCTATCCATGACGGTTATCACTCGCGCTTCTGGGACGTACTTCACCATCTTCGGGAAAATCTCCTCAAGGCGCCGGGCGAGCTCCTCCATGTCGAGCGGGGGCTCGGTTAGCCTGATCTCCGCGATCGCGTGACCGTATATGATGAGCCTCGGGTAGGTTTCACCGCTCGGAGCTCTCGCGTCCTTCAACACGATGTTGTACCTTGAGGTTTCGTAGCCGAGCAGGGTGCCCTCAAAGCTCTGCCCATCGGTGGTTCGCACTACGACGTGCTTGTCGAGCAGGGAGCTCAGCTCGGAGGTGAACCTCCTCGTCGCGGTATCGACGTAAGCCAAGTTCCGGCCACCGAGCGTCCCTCAAAACCGTTTTTAATAGCTTTGCTTGCAACAGCATGAGTTATAAAAACTGTAGGTCAAACCCCACCTGTGAAGCTCAAGGTCGTTAAGGTGGAGAAGTATGATTACGCGGATGTCGCGCTGCTGGTGATGGAGGGCGAGGGCCTCACCGCCTCCCTGGAAGTGCCCACCAAGATCCTCGAGGAGGTTGGTTGGCGCCCGGCTGCGGGGGACGAAGTGGAGCTAGTGCTTGGAGAGGAGCTGGGGAGCACGGATGAGTGGGACATCGTGATGTCCGGGAAGCCACTGAAAGCTAGCGAGGGCAAAACAGCGTATACCTTCGGAGGGCTCCTCCTCACAGTGATGGGCCCGGAGCAGAAACCCTTGAGGAAAGTCTACTTGAAGCTCAGGAGGTTGGAAAAGGTAAAATAAGCGTGAATCGCGGAAGAGTCGATGACCCTTACGCAGAGGGAGCTAGAGGCCCTCGTTAATTGGGCTCGCTCCGGTTCGAGGAGAGTGAGGATCAAGTTCAAGGGTTTGAAGTACTCTGTTTTGATCAGCAGGTACGTTGAAGCTGTTGACGCGGCGGGTAGGAGAGTCCCCTGGCAGGTGGCCTTCGGCTCACGCCCCCCGCACGACGTCCTCTCCTCGTTCTCAATCGAGGAAATCGCGGTGGATGAAGCTGGTTCAAGCAAAACCTTCGCAACGATGAGCGACCTCCTCAAACACGCGGGAATCAGGCGTTAGAGTCCAGAGACAGCTCCCACTTCAGCATGCGCCTGTACTCGGCGTCAAACCAGAAGCGGCCGACCACGAAGTCCCCCGAGAGAGCGTGGTGCAGCCAGACGCTGTCGTCCTCCCACATCTCCTTGAGGGGCAGCTGATCCACCGCGTACCAGTGAGGTTCAGCCTCCTCGCTCGGCCTCGGCTCCCCCTCGAAGTCTTTAGAGAGGTAGACGTGGACGATCCAGTCTGGCTCGTCGGATACCGAGTAGAACGTGAGCACACCCACCTTAACTAACGAGCGTACACGAACGTTAACCTCCTCGTAAACCTCCCGTACCGCGGCTTCCTCCGGCGTCTCGCCCGGCTCTATGCGCCCACCAACCCCCACTAGCTTGCCGGCGCCAAAACCCTTCTTCTTCCTGATTAGAAGCACCTTTCCGTCGCGCAGCAGGAAGCAGAGCACTGCGTGAGCGGTCATACGCGGGACTCGCCTCTCAGCGCAAGAAGCTCCCTTACGTAGGGTGAGAGGTGCTGAGTGAGGATCGCCAGCCCCTCCTCGACCCCTCCCTTTTCCATCCCTCTTAAAGTGATTTTCACCATTTCCTCGACGCTGAAGCCCTTGAGCCAGGCGTAGGCGATAACAGCCTCGAGCACGTCTTCCGGCTTCAACGCTCCGAGGCTGCGAATCCCCACCCGCTTCGAAACCGCTCTGAGCACGGAGTCAGGGACCTTAACGCCCCACGGCCTCCCGTCGCGGAGGGTCAATGCTGCCGATACCGTGAAGTTGACAATGGCATCTCCCAGCCTGGCCAGCTCCTTCAGGCTCGCTGAAACCTTCATCCCTCAACTGCTCGGAGCCACTGGTCTCTAAGCTCCTCGAAGAGCTCTTTTAGCCTGGCTGCAGCTTCCGCGAGCGCGTCGAAGGGTGCCTTGCTCCCGTCAGTGATGATCGTCAAGGTGTACTCGCGGGTGAGCGGGTGTTCCTCGCGGTACGCGGCGATCACTACGCTCCCATCCTTCTGTAGCTCCTCCGTGAGCAGGTTGAGGAGGGTATGGTCCTCTCCCTGCACCTTGAGCGTCAACCGGTTAGGCTCGTTGCGTAGGATCGATATCTTGAGCTCCTCGCCCACGGCTACGCGCTGGCAACTCGAAGGTAAAAAACCTACCGTGCCTCGCGGCTTGAATCCAGGTTGGAGAGCCGTTTCAAGGCCTCCTCGTAGTTGACGCTCAGCACGTACTTACCGCTCTCCTCGTCCACCTTCACTATGCCTAAGCGCTGTAGCTTTTCGAAGGCCTCCTCCACGGTAAGGTCGAGCGCCGTAGCTAACACAGCTGCCAACCTCCTCGCTAGAGGGGCGGCGGGGGTCTCGAGGGCTTCAGAGTACTTCGCAGAAAAGGTTTCTGCGACCTCTACGGCTCGCTTGAAGGGGGCGTTCGTGACCAGGTGCCCCCCATCCACGCTCGCCCTGTACCCCATAAGGGTCAATGTATCAGCAAGTGCCGCTAACGGTATGCTCACTTTAAGATTGGCGGAGGCCAGCAGGAGGCCGATGCTGTGCCTGAAGAAGCCCTTCCTCGGAGCCTGCCTAGATGTCCTCCACTCCTTCAGGAGCGCGATAAGCTTCCGGTAATCCTCTTCGGATTTCACGGGCGGAGCTAGGAGGATGAGCTTGAGCGAGGGGCCTGACTGCTCTGCGGCTAAATTCCCGACTCTCGCCAGTGCGTACTGGAGGAACTCTGCCGCTTCGCTGGCCGAAGCGAACTTGAGGGTGATCACTCTCTTCCTTCTCGCGCTCATCTCAACGCGTAGTACCTTGAAATCTTCCTCTTCTTGTGTGTTCTCCTGCACGTCGGGCAGTAGAGCCAGAGCCCCCTCTTCTTCAGCGGCGTCAAGCACTTTGGGCAACGGGTGAGGAGGAGGCCGTACTCAGGCCCCCTGGTTGAGAGCATGTAGGGTGGTTTACGGGATAGGACGCGCGCCCGGAGGATGTCCCCGTAGCCGTAGACTTCGTGCAAACTCCTCAGCCTCTCGTTGCTCGCCTCCGATATGTGAATGATCCCCCTGAAGGGCACGGGGTAGAAAACCTTCGCCGTCTCGTTGTAGAAGATGTCGGCGTATGCGACAGCGTCCCTGACAACCGCGACGATCGCATGGATGGCATCACCGCTCTTGGGTAGAGGTAAGCGCTTAGCCTCAACAACGCTGGCCTCGTGCTTGATCGCGTCCAGCTTCACGCGCCCAACGGCCTTCGCCCTCACCACGCCGTCGAACTCGTAGGCGTTATGCGCCGGCATGTACTCCTCTATAACCCCGAGCTCATCGCCGGGAACCGCGAACCCCTCTTCACCCACAGGGCGCTCAACGCATCACTAAGAAAAAGGTGCCGCTCTGACGACCACCACTCTCACGCGGTGCTCCCTCTTGTGATGGTGCGGCATCGTGGGGGGGAGCCTGACTACGTCCTCAAAGAGCAGTGCAGCTTCAGCCCCCTTCTCGCGGCACTTCTCGAGTACGTAGCGTGCAGTCTCAGCCTTATGCACGCTGTACACCCTCTCGGCCAATCTCAACGCGACCGCCAGAAAGACTACGTCGGCCCCCCTCCCATGCACGCCAAACGGAGGGTTCTGGAGCGCGCAGCGGGCTCTCCGGGAGAGGGTCAGGAACCTAACGTCGGCGCAAACGGCGTCCACCCGCGCGTCAACGCCCAACCGCCTGGCGGCCTCAATGGCTACCTTCAAGGCCTCGCGGTCCAATTCGACAAGCAGCACGTACTCGGAGCCCATTAGCGCAGCCCCGATCCCGAGCCTACCCGTCCCGGCTCCAAGGTCGATCACGGTCTGGGCGGGGAGATCGTGGAATGAAAATGCTGCCACCCACAGGAGCCGTGAAGCCAAGTGGACTGGGGTCGCGTACTGCTCCAGCTCCAGCTTCGGGCTCGGGTGCGGCGGAACTGTAGAAAGGAGGAGCTCCAGCTCCTTCTTCTTCATCTCGCGCTACTGGATCTTGTACCGGAGTATCGCAGCGATCCCCCCGAAGATGCGCGCGAACTCCTTCCCCTCCCCAGTCTCCGTCGAAACGAGCACAACCTCGCTCCCCCCCTCCTCTGCGAGCTTCGCCAATTCCTCGATAAGAGACACCCTCTCCAGCTCCTCGACGTTCGGGGAGCCGCACTTCCTGCAGGATACGCTGGCCGAGGCGTCCACGGTCACGCGTTCCTCGAAATTGCAGACCTTGCACCTGTAGCTGACGACTTCCTTGCTCAAGCTCTCCGAGAGTAGGAGCGTCTTCACGGCTTTCTGCTCGAGAGCCCTTCTTACCTCCTGCTCGCCGTAGACCGCCATCCCCGTGTCTCGGGAGACGTTGTAGAGCAGCTCGTTCACCGCCTCCCTCTCTCTGATGTACTGGACGTCTCTGAGTAGCTCCTCTGCCCGGTTCACCAGCTCGTAGATGCCCGCCTCCCCGCTGTATCCGATGTCGAAGACGCCCAGTACCTTCTCCTTCAGCTGGTAGTGGAGGTAGTCGCCCTTCAGGAACTCCTCCTTCGCCGGCCCTGGGCCACCCACGATGATGCCCTTCAAGTCGGGGATCTCGAGGAAAATCTTGTTGGCGTACTCGCCCACCCTCTTGTAGAACTCGTGGGTGAGCTGCTCGATAATCCTCTCGAACCTCCTGGCTGACTGCCCACCAGCCCTGTGCTTCCTGGGTATACCCGATTCGATCTCCTTCACTACTTCAAGGCTCTTGCCGCGCAATATCCCGAAGGCTGCTTCGCCGGAGTCCACCGCTATCAAGCCGTAGGCTCCTTTCACCGCCACCATGTCCTCCAGGATCTCCGTGTAGAACCTCGAATCGCACCGGTAGAGCCACACCTTCAGCCTTTGGGGGGGCTCGATCACGTGAACCTCCAGCTTCTCGTCTCCCGGCACGTCGCCCGCGACGTACCCGGCGAAGATCACGAGACCGTTGGGTGGTGTTGTTTTGAAGAGCTTCAGCCTCTGCATCACGGCCGTTAGGGCGTCGAGGACGTGGTGCCTCGTTGTGCGATCCTTGATGTTGGACGCGGCTGAGTACTCGCTCCTTAGAACCTCGGCCACCTCGCTGATCGGCCTACCCGCTGGAATGTACAGTGAGATCAGCTCCGTCCCCCTCCCCTCCTTCTTCTTCAGCTCGCGCAGGAACTCCTGCAGCCTTAGCCTCTCCACTTCCGACATGGGATGCAAGCCTACCGGTGCAGTCGCATTATAAGATTATCCGCGTGGCGTATTCTTACGAGGGCTACTCGAAAGTGACGGAGCAGGGCACTATCAACTTAAAGCCGAGGGCGCAGGTATGACCCAGCTTTATGCTGGCGATCGGCAAAGTGGTTAAAGTTACCCGCGATGGCAAGCTCGTCGTGAAGGCGGAAGCCCTACCAAAGCTGGGGGCGCAGGTGTATGACTCCTCAGCCAACGTGGTCGGTTTCGTGTACGACATCATAGGCCCCGTTTCCTCTCCCTATGTCGTCGTGAAAGTGACGTCTCCTAGGTTGCGGGAGCCCAGCTACCTGCTCAACCGCTTGCTCTACGCTACCGAAGTATCGAAAAGGAGGGGTGGGGGTTGATGAAGTGCCCTAATTGCGGCTCGGAGAAGGTGATCCTCGACCAGTACCACGGGGAGGTCAAGTGCAGCGACTGCGGCTTCGTCGTCGAGGAAATTGTTGACACGGGGCAGGAGTGGAGAGCTTACGATGGGGAGCAGCTGGTCGCTAGGGCGAGAGCCGAACCCGTGAAGACGCCCTCGCGCCTGGCCACCGTGATCGGCCGGCCGGTAGCTCTAAGCGCGGAGAGAAGGTTCGAGTTCACCCGCCTTTCATTCATCCAGGATTCTATCTCAGCCGACGAGAGGAGCGTAAGCGCGGGGAAGAGGGAGATCGCGCGGATAGCTGCAGCAGCCCAGCTGCCGCAGCAGGTTAGGGAGGAGGCTCAGAGGCTCTTCATCGTAGCCCACAGGGAGGGCTTGCTCAAGGGGGGGAGCGTCGCTGCTATGGCTGTCGCCTGCCTCGCCCTAGCCTGCAGAGAGTTTGGCCTACCGAGCATCATCCACAAGCTGGTGGAGCTATCGGCCGCGGATCCGCAGAGGGTACGCCGCTGCTACACAGCGCTGCTGGCATGCCTAGGCAAGAGGGTGGTCCTGAAGCCGCCCACCCCCCTAAAGTACGTGCCGATGATAGCCGGAAAGCTAGGCATGAGCACGAAGGTTCAACGCACAGCAGCCGAGATCATCAGAGCGGCCGAGGAGGGCAAGATCATACTCGGTAAACCACCAAGAAGCGTAGCAGCGGCGGCTCTCTACATAGCGGCGCTCATACACGGGGAGAGGGAGCGGGGGAGGCAAGAGATAGCGGCGGCAGCCGGGATTACCGAGACCACTTTGAGGAAGCGCGCGAAGGATCTGATGAGGAAGCTCGATATAACCGTCCAAGTATAACGAGCCAATAAAGAGAAACTTTTTACCTCACCCCTCGCTGGAAAAGGGGAGTGAGG
The DNA window shown above is from Thermofilaceae archaeon and carries:
- a CDS encoding signal recognition particle subunit SRP19/SEC65 family protein, producing the protein MEEGRRPVVLWPVYFDATKSRSSRRRVPASLAVRGVTPEDLLKAAQAAGYRAELDASAKHPATWFESSGRVLVYTDERKSLVIRKVAEQLKKLKSERPEAARKR
- a CDS encoding 30S ribosomal protein S8e encodes the protein MGIYQGNDLRKITGGLKGRHVKVKRRYWMGRPPIETLLGTERRIHVRTRGGNLKIKLKFAEHANVVDPKTGQSRRVRILRVVSNPSSKDYDRRGVITRGAVIETELGRAVVTSRPGQDGVINAVLLQ
- a CDS encoding PAC2 family protein, producing MPLRVVVRVASNAFANKVFVAGYHGFGLVGYLTAKHLVKALGGRKIGYVVSPYMPQVVNAGPEGLITPYELYDVGSAVVFLPNVPLPQADLIRIPYELAEASVAGGAKVALLVGGLDASYRKGGDTMRYAATRTFLARYDNLVKGLQQLEEGLSIVGPLAAMLAYYEAHDFPAVAVLPYADPNSIDPMAAKAAVEFISRVLQVEVDVSDLMRMAEEKARLEREFEELRKRMGRESRTPSVPTFYV
- the tgtA gene encoding tRNA guanosine(15) transglycosylase TgtA → MSDCFEIEEVDLLGRVGRLKTKHGVVRTPALAPVIDPARNVVPPSEVAGLGYQLLITNAYLIKKRYGDVATEMGVHNLLGVNVPVMTDSGAYQLMEYGEVSVEPLEIVEYQVKLGSDIGVILDIPTRHGLSREVVAREVAETLRRAREALSIERGSMLLVGPVQGGLYLDIVARAAHELAQMDFDIYAVGGPVQLMINYEYRDLVRLVMTAKMNLPPGKPLHLFGAGNPHMLALAVAMGVDTFDSASYALYARDGRYMTPERVFRLDELSELPCECPICSKVTAEELKSLPAQDRVYKLAVHNLYVLQGELKRIRNAIKEGRLWELLELRARSHPALLKALREYERYAAFVEKHHYTTKARVSGLFFYDLTSRGRPEVFRHFVRIRERYEAPASSVLVLIMETEARPAARFTWVGEFVKRVASDEALRGKVCVATVTSPYGVVPIELESVYPLAQYETAIPLDDYAVANELASDTTWFVTGVGGYRVVVIAYERGLGTAARIAEKLRKRGVRVYTRRYSSVEDLVNFVRLVLALI
- a CDS encoding Lsm family RNA-binding protein, with amino-acid sequence MAYVDTATRRFTSELSSLLDKHVVVRTTDGQSFEGTLLGYETSRYNIVLKDARAPSGETYPRLIIYGHAIAEIRLTEPPLDMEELARRLEEIFPKMVKYVPEARVITVMDRIRVTDKGVEGTGPLADRVRSIFEKFVEEWRAKHKVV
- a CDS encoding 8-oxo-dGTP diphosphatase produces the protein MTAHAVLCFLLRDGKVLLIRKKKGFGAGKLVGVGGRIEPGETPEEAAVREVYEEVNVRVRSLVKVGVLTFYSVSDEPDWIVHVYLSKDFEGEPRPSEEAEPHWYAVDQLPLKEMWEDDSVWLHHALSGDFVVGRFWFDAEYRRMLKWELSLDSNA
- a CDS encoding ribonuclease III family protein; amino-acid sequence: MKVSASLKELARLGDAIVNFTVSAALTLRDGRPWGVKVPDSVLRAVSKRVGIRSLGALKPEDVLEAVIAYAWLKGFSVEEMVKITLRGMEKGGVEEGLAILTQHLSPYVRELLALRGESRV
- a CDS encoding RpoL/Rpb11 RNA polymerase subunit family protein — its product is MGEELKISILRNEPNRLTLKVQGEDHTLLNLLTEELQKDGSVVIAAYREEHPLTREYTLTIITDGSKAPFDALAEAAARLKELFEELRDQWLRAVEG
- a CDS encoding DUF2067 family protein encodes the protein MLDAAEEEGALALLPDVQENTQEEEDFKVLRVEMSARRKRVITLKFASASEAAEFLQYALARVGNLAAEQSGPSLKLILLAPPVKSEEDYRKLIALLKEWRTSRQAPRKGFFRHSIGLLLASANLKVSIPLAALADTLTLMGYRASVDGGHLVTNAPFKRAVEVAETFSAKYSEALETPAAPLARRLAAVLATALDLTVEEAFEKLQRLGIVKVDEESGKYVLSVNYEEALKRLSNLDSSREAR
- a CDS encoding exosome complex RNA-binding protein Csl4, with protein sequence MGEEGFAVPGDELGVIEEYMPAHNAYEFDGVVRAKAVGRVKLDAIKHEASVVEAKRLPLPKSGDAIHAIVAVVRDAVAYADIFYNETAKVFYPVPFRGIIHISEASNERLRSLHEVYGYGDILRARVLSRKPPYMLSTRGPEYGLLLTRCPKCLTPLKKRGLWLYCPTCRRTHKKRKISRYYALR
- a CDS encoding METTL5 family protein translates to MKKKELELLLSTVPPHPSPKLELEQYATPVHLASRLLWVAAFSFHDLPAQTVIDLGAGTGRLGIGAALMGSEYVLLVELDREALKVAIEAARRLGVDARVDAVCADVRFLTLSRRARCALQNPPFGVHGRGADVVFLAVALRLAERVYSVHKAETARYVLEKCREKGAEAALLFEDVVRLPPTMPHHHKREHRVRVVVVRAAPFS
- the prf1 gene encoding peptide chain release factor aRF-1 yields the protein MSEVERLRLQEFLRELKKKEGRGTELISLYIPAGRPISEVAEVLRSEYSAASNIKDRTTRHHVLDALTAVMQRLKLFKTTPPNGLVIFAGYVAGDVPGDEKLEVHVIEPPQRLKVWLYRCDSRFYTEILEDMVAVKGAYGLIAVDSGEAAFGILRGKSLEVVKEIESGIPRKHRAGGQSARRFERIIEQLTHEFYKRVGEYANKIFLEIPDLKGIIVGGPGPAKEEFLKGDYLHYQLKEKVLGVFDIGYSGEAGIYELVNRAEELLRDVQYIREREAVNELLYNVSRDTGMAVYGEQEVRRALEQKAVKTLLLSESLSKEVVSYRCKVCNFEERVTVDASASVSCRKCGSPNVEELERVSLIEELAKLAEEGGSEVVLVSTETGEGKEFARIFGGIAAILRYKIQ
- a CDS encoding Gar1/Naf1 family protein, with product MLAIGKVVKVTRDGKLVVKAEALPKLGAQVYDSSANVVGFVYDIIGPVSSPYVVVKVTSPRLREPSYLLNRLLYATEVSKRRGGG
- a CDS encoding TFIIB-type zinc ribbon-containing protein, translating into MKCPNCGSEKVILDQYHGEVKCSDCGFVVEEIVDTGQEWRAYDGEQLVARARAEPVKTPSRLATVIGRPVALSAERRFEFTRLSFIQDSISADERSVSAGKREIARIAAAAQLPQQVREEAQRLFIVAHREGLLKGGSVAAMAVACLALACREFGLPSIIHKLVELSAADPQRVRRCYTALLACLGKRVVLKPPTPLKYVPMIAGKLGMSTKVQRTAAEIIRAAEEGKIILGKPPRSVAAAALYIAALIHGERERGRQEIAAAAGITETTLRKRAKDLMRKLDITVQV